The region ACGGCGCCATTGTATCCTGAGCTGGTCGGCCGGGTTTCCGGTGAGCTTCTTCCTCAATACCGCCCATAGTGCGGGCTCCGGGGAAATCGAGGATATCCGTATATTGAAGAAACTGATGGCTTTCCGATTGTTCAAGTTCTTTGGGTAGCGGTAAAACTAACTCCGATGTTAGTGCTGTTAAAACACTTCGGTTTAGGCTAATCCGACGACCATCGTTTGTAGCTACACTAACGTTCCCTTTGTTTTCCAGATCATCGTTAAGCTCATAGAGACGAGCCACATCGACAATAGTTTGTGAACGGGGGGCAATCGCATCGAGCCCACACCGGATTTCGCGTACAAAATTCAAGGCCATCAACCCTTCTGATAAGGTATTGAAGACCTGGGTTGTGTACGTATCCTCATGCCAAAGGGGAGCAAAGGCTTCCCAGCGTTTCGATGGTTCAATTAGTGGAATCAGGCTGGCAATTTTACCCCAGTAATCATACTCATGCAACTTGATAATCAGACCTTTGTCGCCGAAGGCTTGTACTAAATAATCACGAATATCCAGCGTGTCGTCTTCATCGAAACCGGAGTGTCTTTTGGTCGAAGGGCCAGCCAGCGCCTGTAACTGTTTCACCCGGTTGTCAAGCTGCTCACTCTGGAGCAAGCTGGCATAAGGTGAATTGGTAATATTAGCGATGTAACCCGTAGCCATTAGCTTCACCAAATCGACCTGATTGAGCAGACGCAATAGATATCCTTGCTCACCAGATTGATAAGTCGTGGTGAACCGGGTAACAATACCGGTTGATTCAGTACCTCCGCCAATGGGGTTGATGTGACGAATAAAATCAACCGGACCATCTTCATTCAGAATCTGTTTCACCTGAGCGGGCGTCATGCCGACTGTATCAATCAGCAAACCCTGCTGACCTTCAAGACGAGCCAGATTAGAAACCAAGTAGGACTTGCCAACCTGACTTTCGCCAAAAATTGCCCAGGCTGGCCGTAGCATCGTTGCCTGTTCAAGGCGTTTGGCTTTCCGCCGAAGCTTGCCGAGGGTGTCAATGGTAGCAGGGCGTTTATCGGTTTGGTCGTATTTTTCGAGCCAGTCAATGCCACGCCGAATAATCTGCTGAAGTTGCTGACTTTCCTGTTGTAATAATGGGAACATAAGTTGTGCTGGTTTCGGACTACTCTGTGGATTTATGCTATAGATCGAAAAAGGTTATCATTAATCGGCAATTATATCAGCGTATATCACAACTGTGCGTGACTGGCGCCTGATAACGGCAAATGAACGCCCTTCCCGAACTACCGTTCCACCCAGTCCGTGTGCGTTATGAATGCTGGGATCAACCTGCTGCGTCTCTTCGGGCGAAACAAAAAGGTAGTCGGTAAATTGAGTAGAAGCCCACTGGGCCACCTTGTCTAGTATGGCTCGTCGTTGAGGAATATAGTGTCCGGATAAGCTGTTTAGAAATTGGCTTAAGCCCGCATGTACCTGCCGCAATGCATCGGCAGGTACTTCAGCCCGGGCGTCGACTACCTCGCGGAGTTCCTGCCAGGCGGGTACAAGAACCAGCAGAAACTCACTCAAATTGCTGATTGAAGCTTGAGCCGCTTCATCCAGCAACTTATTGATAGCCTGCTCATCAGGCAACCGAAAAACCAGTTTAATGAACTCCTGCGTAGGAAATGCGCCCGCCAGCTCCTTTTTTAGTCGGAATGCCTCCAGTTCGGCCTGTTCGCGTCCTGCTTGTATATCCGCTATTTGTTGTCGATTTTTTTCGGCTTCCTGCTGTTGCTGAAGTTGTTGCCAACGCAAAATTTCAATCTGCTGGAGTAGTGGCCGCTGTTCGTCGATGGTTAGCAAATTCAGTCGTTCGACCACAATTTCGATGTCGCTCTGGGATAAAATGGTTTGCAGAACCTGCTGCATCCAATGGCTATCGGAGGCAGCATCCTGCGCATACGGCAGGGCCAGATCCGGATTCTGTCGTAACCGGCCTATAACGTCGGCTCCCAACCAGGCAGATAGGTGTTGAGTGAGTTGGTCAATTGCGGTTACGGGCGTAGTGGGTTGACTCATATAGCAATCCTGGGAAACGATTAATTGATGTATGGATCTAAATGAAAATTCCCGGTGTCGAGCCAATGACCGTGCGGATCAATCAATGTACAGAGTGATAATTGTAGAGCGGGAATATCCTTACCCGTTTTTGGATCAGGTATGGTCTGGAGATTTGCCAACGTCAGTTTCTCCTTC is a window of Spirosoma linguale DSM 74 DNA encoding:
- a CDS encoding hypothetical protein (KEGG: hypothetical protein), whose protein sequence is MSQPTTPVTAIDQLTQHLSAWLGADVIGRLRQNPDLALPYAQDAASDSHWMQQVLQTILSQSDIEIVVERLNLLTIDEQRPLLQQIEILRWQQLQQQQEAEKNRQQIADIQAGREQAELEAFRLKKELAGAFPTQEFIKLVFRLPDEQAINKLLDEAAQASISNLSEFLLVLVPAWQELREVVDARAEVPADALRQVHAGLSQFLNSLSGHYIPQRRAILDKVAQWASTQFTDYLFVSPEETQQVDPSIHNAHGLGGTVVREGRSFAVIRRQSRTVVIYADIIAD